The stretch of DNA CCTCCCCCCTCTCCCAAACCCTCTCCCCCAACCCCGCAAGGTTAGGCATAAAACAATAAAGGCGGGCGAGTGGCCTCGCCTCAAGCTAACCCTTATAGGGGGTTGGGAGGGGAGTTTGAGGGGAGGGCGGGGGACACGCGTCCCCCGTTCCTCCCCTCAAATTTTAGCTCATCAGCTCATGAAAACTCTCGATAGAACGAAAGTCCGGGTGGTCCGCGGCGTCTTGCCGGGAACTGGATTTAGCTTTGAAGTAAGGGTATTTGATGCCGAAGGTCCGGGCCGCGGCCAGGGCCTCGGCGTTGTCGTCCACCAGCAGAGCGTGTTGGGCCTCGAAGTGCAGGCGATCGTGGAGGATTTCCCAAAAACTTGCCTCTTCCTTGGGCGCGCCCAGGTCAAAGGAAGACACCACTGCATCGAAGTAACCCAGAAGCCCCGTGTGGTTCATCTTGAGGCTTAAGGTCTTATAATGGGCGTTGGTCACCAGGGCCACTCGTTTCTCTTTTAATCTCAGAAACTTGAGAAAATCTTCCGCATCCGGGTGCACCTCGATGAGGTGGCGAATGCCTTCCTTCAGGGCCGGGATATCCAACTCCAGTTCCCGGGACCAGAAGTCGATATCCGTCCAGTTGAGGGTGCCCTCCTCCTTTTGGTAGCGGGCGAACACCAGGTCTCTCGCCAGGGCCAGATCCATTGCCTGGCGCCGGGCGTACTCCTGCGGCACCAGAGTCTCCCAGAAATAATCGTCGAAGTGTTTGTCCAGCAGGGTGCCGTCCATGTCCAGGAGCACCCAGGTTACATCATCCCAGGGGAAAGTCATCAGGTTTCCTTTCTTGAATTCACTGCCTCTATTTATAGAAAAATTGATTATTTTTCAACCAGTGCGGCTCTTGACCCCGCTTTCGGTCATGCTTAATTTAACCTTAGTTAATCACGAAAAATCCTGAAAATCTCGTATATTAAGAAGGAGAACGTTATGCCGATTTTTTTCAGGGAACCGGGAAGGAATCCTTTCCGGGAAATGGAACAACTGCAGCGCCGCATGGACCGTCTCTTCCAGGACACCTATGCAACCGAGCGCTCTCCGTGGCAGGCGGGGGTGTATCCCCTGGTGAACCTCTCGGAAGACAAAGATCATCTCTATGTCCGGGCCGAGTTGCCCGGCGTTGCCGCCGCTGACCTGGAGATCACCCTGCAGGACAACAACCTGATCTTAAGGGGTGAGCGCAAGATTCCCGCGGAAGAAAAGCAGGTCAACTATCACCGCCGGGAGCGCGAATCCGGATTTTTCCGGCGGATCGTGGCCTTACCTGCGCAAGTTGCCGGCGGTAACGTGGAAGCCACTTCCAAGGACGGCATCCTGACCATCAAGCTGGCCAAGCCGGAAGAAGTCAAACCGCGCAAAATCGAAGTAAAGGTTGCTTAACTGCAGGTGTCAGGTGTCAGGTGCCAGGTGCCAGTAAAGACCTGATTCCAATCTGGAACCTGATTTGAAACCTGGAACCTGAAAAAGGAGGTTCATCCATGGCTGAACAAGAACTGCAAGCCAAGGCCAAAGAAGAGGCTCCGGCCAAAGGAGAGCGGGTCCGTCCGGGCCGGGTCTTCTTGCCGGCGGTGGATATATTCGAGACCCCCGAGACCCTGGTCCTGGTGGCCGATATGCCCGGGGTTTCCGGTGATAAAGTAACTCTGGACTTAAAGGAGAACCATCTCACCATTTACGGGGAAGTCGGCCCGCCTCTGGGTGAAGGTGAATCCATGGTGGATCAGGAATATTTCACCGGCGACTATCAGCGGGACTTCCACCTGGGCAGCCTCATCGATCAGAGCAAGATCGAGGCGACCATGAAGGATGGGGTGCTGCGGCTGGTGATGCACAAAGTGGAAAAGGCCAAGCCCCGGAAGATTGAGGTGAAAGTCGCCTGAAGCGCCGCTCAATAGGTGTCAGGTTTCGGGTTTGGTCTTCTTCTACCCCTGGAACCTGGCGCCTGTTTTGATCTTATTCTGACCTCTGACCCATACTTTAGTATTCTTCACACTCCTGAAACCTGACACCTGAAACCTGCTTCAATAGTACTCTTGAGTGTCCTCCCGCTCCAGGTCGTCGAACCGGGTGAACTTGGCCTCAAAATGGAGCTTCACCGTGCCGATGGGGCCGTTCCGCTGTTTGCCGAGGATGACTTCGGCGATGCCCTTGTTGTCGGCAGAATCCTTGCGGTAGACCTCATCCCGGTAGATGAACATGACCACGTCGGCGTCTTGCTCGATGGCGCCTGATTCCCGCAAATCCGACAATTGCGGCCGCTTGCGCTCCCGTTTCTCCGGCTCCCGGCTGAGCTGGGACAGGGCGATCACCGGCACCTTAAGCTCCTTGGCCAGGCCCTTCAAGGAGCGGGAGATCTCCGAGATTTGCTGCTCCCGGCTGGACAGTTCGGCCCGGCCCTGCATGAGTTGGAGATAGTCGATAACGATCAGCCCCAACTTGCCGTCGGCCTTGAGGCGGCGTGATTTGGCCCGGATGTCCAGGACGGTGGCCGCAGGGGTATCGTCGATGTAGATGGGACAATCCAGGAGTATCCCCGCGGCTTCCTGGAGCTTGCGCCATTCATCCCCGGTAAGGAAGGCGGCCCGGCGAATCTGGGACGCGTCCACCCGGCCTTCGCCGCTGAGCAGCCGGCGCACCAGTTGTTCTTTGGACATTTCGAGCGAGAAGAAGGCCACCGGCACCGGCGGCTTGGACCTGTACGCGGCGTTAAAGGCGATGTTCAGGGCTAAAGCGGTCTTGCCCATGCTGGGGCGGGCCGCCAGGATGATGAGGTCGCTGGCCTGGAACCCCGCGGTATAATTGTCCAGGTCCTTGAAGCCGCTGGTCACGCCGGTAAGCGACCCGTCCTTGCGCCCCCAGATAGCCTCCAGAGTAGCAATTTCGTTATCCACCAACGCGCTTAAGGGCGAAAAGCCCGGCCGCACCTTGGCTTCGGCCACCTGAAAGACTTTGTGCTCCGCGGCGTCCAAGAACTCGGCGACGTTTTCCACCGGGGACAGGCAGCCGGCAGCAATCTCCTGGCTGCAGTCCAGCAGCCGCCTGAGCACCGCCTTGTCCTTGACCAGGTTGGCGTAATACTCGGCGTTGGTGGCGAAACCCACCTGCTCGCTTAACCCCGCCAGGAACACCGGCCCCCCCACCCCTTCCAATTGTCCCCGTTCTTTCAAAAGGGCATTGACGGTCACCAGGTCCACGGGCTCGCCCTTGCCGTAAAGGTCCAGCATGGCCTGATAGATGCGGCCGTGGGCCTCCCGGTAGAAATCTTCGGGCACAATTACATCCGCAACGCGGTCCATGGCCTCCGGCCGCACCAGGATGGCCCCCAGCACCGACTGCTCGGCTTCGGGATTGGCCGGTGGGGTATAGCCGACGGGGACGGGATCCGCCGCCGCCGCAAAGCGCCTGTTAGGTTTGGACATAGGGTTGCCTCGGATTTTTTAAAATTATTAAAGAGCACCTGTTAATATCTTGTCATGTAGCAACATAAAAGACAACGTATCCATAAGAATCAAATATTTTAATGATATGGCTTTACACTCAAATCCGGTAAAAAGGCCATGTGCAATACCATGCCGATTCACCATTTCACTTTGATCTGAAATGTTATTAGTAGATTTCCAAAAAGATCCGGTTTCTATATAATCAAAAATAGTTTTGAATATTTCAATAGGAAACAATATTAATTTTCTTGAAAGAACTAAGCTTTTTAATTTTATGACACAATTGATAAAACTATTTGGGATACTAACATTACATTCCATTAAATAATCTTTAATTATCCCTTCGAATTGTGGAACTATTACAAAAATAGAACATATAAAATCATTCTGAAAATGCGCATCAATCGCTCTCTTAATATATTGAATTCTTTTTGAGAAAAAACCTAATTCCTCCCATTGCTTAATTTTTCTTTTAAAGTATTCTTTGTTATAATGTTCAGAAATAAGGTCAAGTATTTTGTCATTATCGATCGCCTCGGGGTTCT from Desulfobaccales bacterium encodes:
- the dnaB gene encoding replicative DNA helicase, with amino-acid sequence MSKPNRRFAAAADPVPVGYTPPANPEAEQSVLGAILVRPEAMDRVADVIVPEDFYREAHGRIYQAMLDLYGKGEPVDLVTVNALLKERGQLEGVGGPVFLAGLSEQVGFATNAEYYANLVKDKAVLRRLLDCSQEIAAGCLSPVENVAEFLDAAEHKVFQVAEAKVRPGFSPLSALVDNEIATLEAIWGRKDGSLTGVTSGFKDLDNYTAGFQASDLIILAARPSMGKTALALNIAFNAAYRSKPPVPVAFFSLEMSKEQLVRRLLSGEGRVDASQIRRAAFLTGDEWRKLQEAAGILLDCPIYIDDTPAATVLDIRAKSRRLKADGKLGLIVIDYLQLMQGRAELSSREQQISEISRSLKGLAKELKVPVIALSQLSREPEKRERKRPQLSDLRESGAIEQDADVVMFIYRDEVYRKDSADNKGIAEVILGKQRNGPIGTVKLHFEAKFTRFDDLEREDTQEYY
- a CDS encoding Hsp20/alpha crystallin family protein; protein product: MAEQELQAKAKEEAPAKGERVRPGRVFLPAVDIFETPETLVLVADMPGVSGDKVTLDLKENHLTIYGEVGPPLGEGESMVDQEYFTGDYQRDFHLGSLIDQSKIEATMKDGVLRLVMHKVEKAKPRKIEVKVA
- a CDS encoding HAD-IA family hydrolase → MTFPWDDVTWVLLDMDGTLLDKHFDDYFWETLVPQEYARRQAMDLALARDLVFARYQKEEGTLNWTDIDFWSRELELDIPALKEGIRHLIEVHPDAEDFLKFLRLKEKRVALVTNAHYKTLSLKMNHTGLLGYFDAVVSSFDLGAPKEEASFWEILHDRLHFEAQHALLVDDNAEALAAARTFGIKYPYFKAKSSSRQDAADHPDFRSIESFHELMS
- a CDS encoding Hsp20/alpha crystallin family protein; its protein translation is MPIFFREPGRNPFREMEQLQRRMDRLFQDTYATERSPWQAGVYPLVNLSEDKDHLYVRAELPGVAAADLEITLQDNNLILRGERKIPAEEKQVNYHRRERESGFFRRIVALPAQVAGGNVEATSKDGILTIKLAKPEEVKPRKIEVKVA